Proteins encoded within one genomic window of Humulus lupulus chromosome 1, drHumLupu1.1, whole genome shotgun sequence:
- the LOC133816493 gene encoding uncharacterized protein LOC133816493: protein MNLARFVTNNEQKLKEDEDDIQVINVVNDWIKSDFLRRNYVMSCLENSLYEIYATKKTVKELLESLDRKYRTEDAGTKKFVIGQFLDYKMGIILSETFQVAALIEMLPPTWKEFKRYLKHKRKHMTIDELIVILCHKSVDCRLPKKNRSHETNMMDDISKDVGDMTLSAMVFDVNLVNYNPREWLIDTGSTRHICLDKSLFKSFEQLTNGERLFMGNSATFDNEGQGKVILKMTSGKELTLNNVLYIPDIPKNLVSGSLLNKHGFCMVFELDKVVLSKSGMYVGRVM, encoded by the exons ATGAATCTTGCAAGATTCGTTACTAATAATGAACAAAAGCTGAAAGAAGATGAGGATGATATCCAAGTCATTAATGTTGTTAATGACTGGATCAAATCTGATTTTCTCCGTCGTAACTATGTTATGAGTTGTCTTGAAAATTCTTTGTATGAAATTTATGCTACAAAGAAGACGGTTAAAGAACTGTTGGAGTCTTTAGACCGGAAATATAGAACTGAGGATGCTGGCACAAAGAAATTTGTGATTGGGCAATTCCTTGACTATAAAATG GGAATTATCCTGAGTGAGACCTTCCAAGTAGCTGCATTGATTGAAATGCTACCCCCTACATGGAAGGAGTTCAAGAGATACCTTAAGCATAAGCGAAAGCATATGACCATTGACGAATTAATTGTTATACTTT GTCACAAGTCAGTGGACTGTAGACTGCCAAAGAAGAACCGTAGTCATGAGACTAACATGATGGATGACATCTCAAAAGATGTTGGTGATATGACTCTATCAGCGATGGTGTTTGACGTAAACCTAGTAAATTATAACCCTAGAGAGTGGTTGATTGACACTGGTTCTACTCGGCATATATGCTTAGACAAGAGTCTGTTCAAATCTTTTGAACAATTGACCAATGGAGAGAGACTATTTATGGGAAACTCTGCCACATTTGATAATGAGGGTCAAGGAAAAGTGATCCTAAAAATGACCTCTGGGAAAGAGCTGACTTTGAACAATGTGTTGTACATACCGGATATCCCTAAGAACCTTGTATCTGGTTCACTGCTGAACAAGCATGGATTTTGTATGGTATTTGAGTTGGACAAGGTTGTTTTGTCTAAAAGTGGAATGTATGTTGGAAGGGTTATGTAA